One segment of Cottoperca gobio chromosome 24, fCotGob3.1, whole genome shotgun sequence DNA contains the following:
- the LOC115003588 gene encoding uncharacterized protein LOC115003588: protein MYNSSHSVEQFLHSPDVMIPLYATNIEDPQEELCFSFDIDGVVLEISALAAIKSSVHYLKMPHFESRHLIHKFHHLKKHLPLQGLSGNAMKCLRAMLGVTLGHVDGGYFLDLAAVPRDLKQPDMRLADEKWLREVVLEILNAIRADFVAKLRALPVREKSRPTIQKNSLCQLDKMNILAQDQEFILQILDTCIQRTVDSHHFRIIVTLQKYGMKDRRTINVEEIVDTAHITSMSVHAACNIKAKDQNVAMLWSRSGLQDLVGVRGSLFTAMGMHEAVNFQTCTDHRMMDISRELRQLCVPASIIFLQLYVDSPHLHIRNPFKHPVSGVIATCGLSHPQFWKAMTSRAMGYLDHMEDLAEKMLCPFVLRMEQVAVFGGSQGIPSMLVPAEFFSLRKVRYFFYKNPVVIPIGRAEDGLTLMEILHNVVIFLVRSLRQLFNQHANVGGYKPSWQAFQFELALEEFFYGHPLCHTDYQLTVSLGTSSTNPNSLTNERGFLGLAPYNSASVGETSPPLRHWTRDDLQVTRIERLFPLSNTLEAEPPVIGAALVFVLLGDLYKRNDRLSIPMLQGPQCPGTLKGHVTLEKFCQELATRDAFPPPCTFRRTRELITRAGKDVKTCLESGFIEHNIRFFADVKFRDTNKSKRITWNFKDYVEVHPDDQAPSLDSRAASMVGDICIEIERRDLTYPRNTERYREHGMPWLLAVMRRLPATLGKDKTFKVLTFISCVALVMNGDYISYQHLATLMKDMQMAQSDLQKLQIQSQFLLPKVYKMSIWRLHDAIPWRMVLRRNPPALPPQKRPEEEVIEQPYEDVQAVDEAYQHTPCTSRSKFLPDTKRTVWSSMEMSFVNLDTETNMEEAYRDYLDKCKRADIPARTKTSFRFKRKKMTEDD, encoded by the coding sequence ATGTACAACAGCAGTCACAGTGTGGAACAGTTCCTCCACAGCCCTGATGTCATGATTCCACTGTATGCCACCAATATTGAAGACCCTCAGGAAGAACTATGCTTCTCCTTTGACATTGATGGCGTTGTCCTGGAAATTTCTGCACTGGCTGCAATAAAAAGTAGTGTCCACTACTTGAAGATGCCACATTTTGAAAGCAGGCACCTGATCCACAAATTCCACCACCTGAAGAAACACCTACCGCTTCAAGGCCTCAGTGGGAATGCAATGAAGTGTCTGCGCGCTATGCTTGGAGTCACCCTTGGCCACGTGGATGGGGGCTACTTCTTGGACCTGGCAGCAGTACCTAGGGACCTGAAACAACCCGACATGCGCCTAGCTGACGAAAAATGGCTTCGAGAGGTTGTATTGGAAATCCTCAATGCCATCCGAGCCGATTTTGTGGCCAAGCTGAGAGCATTgccagtgagagagaagagccGTCCCACCATCCAGAAGAACTCACTGTGTCAGCTGGACAAAATGAACATTCTGGCGCAAGACCAGGAGTTCATTCTGCAAATCCTGGATACCTGCATTCAGAGGACAGTGGATAGCCACCACTTTCGTATTATCGTGACTCTGCAGAAATACGGCATGAAGGACCGGAGGACCATCAACGTGGAGGAAATTGTTGACACCGCTCACATAACCTCCATGTCTGTTCACGCAGCATGCAACATCAAGGCCAAGGACCAGAACGTTGCCATGTTGTGGTCAAGATCTGGCCTGCAAGACTTGGTGGGCGTGCGAGGGAGCCTCTTCACAGCCATGGGGATGCATGAGGCTGTGAATTTTCAAACATGCACTGACCATCGCATGATGGACATCAGCAGGGAACTGCGTCAATTGTGTGTCCCAGCTTCCATCATCTTTCTCCAACTGTATGTGGACTCACCCCACCTTCACATCAGAAACCCATTCAAACATCCAGTGAGTGGAGTAATTGCCACCTGTGGACTCTCTCATCCGCAGTTCTGGAAGGCCATGACGTCAAGGGCCATGGGATACCTAGACCACATGGAGGATCTGGCAGAAAAGATGCTGTGCCCATTTGTCCTGAGAATGGAGCAGGTGGCTGTTTTTGGTGGATCACAAGGCATTCCAAGTATGCTGGTCCCAGCAGAGTTCTTCTCCCTCAGGAAGGTGAGGTACTTCTTTTACAAAAATCCAGTGGTTATTCCTATTGGAAGAGCAGAAGATGGCCTTACCCTGATGGAAATCCTCCACAATGTTGTCATATTCCTGGTGAGATCCCTCAGGCAGCTTTTCAACCAGCACGCCAACGTGGGAGGGTACAAGCCCAGCTGGCAGGCCTTCCAGTTTGAGTTGGCCCTGGAGGAGTTTTTCTACGGACATCCCCTGTGTCACACTGACTACCAGCTCACTGTAAGCCTGGGCACCAGCTCCACAAACCCCAACAGCCTGACAAATGAGAGAGGTTTCCTTGGTCTTGCGCCGTACAACAGCGCAAGTGTCGGAGAGACCTCTCCTCCACTGCGACACTGGACCCGAGATGACCTCCAGGTGACCAGGATTGAAAGGCTGTTCCCTCTCTCAAACACCCTTGAAGCTGAGCCACCAGTTATAGGAGCTGCATTGGTGTTTGTCTTGCTGGGGGACCTCTACAAGAGGAATGACAGACTCTCAATACCAATGCTGCAAGGCCCACAGTGTCCTGGCACCCTCAAGGGCCATGTCACCCTTGAGAAGTTTTGCCAAGAGCTGGCCACCAGGGATGCATTCCCTCCTCCCTGCACCTTCCGACGCACCAGAGAGCTTATCACCAGAGCTGGCAAGGATGTGAAAACCTGTTTGGAGTCTGGATTCATTGAACATAACATCAGATTCTTTGCTGATGTGAAGTTCAGGGACACCAACAAAAGCAAGCGCATCACATGGAATTTCAAGGATTACGTGGAGGTCCATCCTGATGATCAAGCGCCGTCCCTGGACAGCAGAGCTGCGTCCATGGTAGGGGACATTTGCATTGAGATTGAGAGGAGAGATCTCACCTACCCCCGTAACACTGAGCGCTACAGGGAGCATGGAATGCCCTGGCTACTTGCCGTGATGAGACGCCTGCCCGCCACTCTGGGGAAGGACAAGACATTCAAGGTCCTGACATTCATCAGCTGTGTGGCCCTAGTCATGAATGGGGACTACATCAGCTACCAACACCTGGCCACCTTGATGAAGGATATGCAGATGGCACAGTCCGATCTCCAGAAACTGCAGATCCAGTCACAGTTCCTCCTGCCAAAGGTATACAAAATGAGCATCTGGAGGCTGCATGACGCAATACCTTGGAGGATGGTTCTGAGGAGGAACCCGCCAGCTCTACCACCTCAAAAGAGGCCAGAGGAAGAGGTCATTGAACAGCCGTATGAAGATGTTCAGGCAGTGGATGAGGCATATCAACATACTCCCTGCACCTCCAGGAGCAAGTTTCTGCCGGACACCAAGAGGACGGTTTGGTCTTCCATGGAGATGTCCTTCGTGAATctggacacagagacaaacatggAAGAAGCTTATAGGGACTACCTGGACAAATGCAAGAGAGCTGACATTCCAGCGAGGACCAAAACGTCCTTTAGGTTCAAACGGAAGAAGATGACTGAAGATGATTAG